In Vigna unguiculata cultivar IT97K-499-35 chromosome 3, ASM411807v1, whole genome shotgun sequence, a single genomic region encodes these proteins:
- the LOC114178084 gene encoding cytochrome b561, DM13 and DOMON domain-containing protein At5g54830-like — translation MLRKSLLLFLFHLLSLLFSGYADPARNCTRNSPVVGSESVFEMVQHQVRGSLKITDDCSFRVSQFDMLPGSDVHWWGAQGPGFDNLTKGFIVSEAGLSGTYKNSSFNVSLMSNVTWGMINVLAIWDRANASDFGHVVLRKEAPAKPPPTVFDNCKVLSKKFRLRWSLNVSEDSLEIGLEAAIGITDFMAFGWADPSAEDSDLMIGGDIAVAGFKEDGLPFVDDFFITKYSECVKNGDGVVQGVCPDSAYEGPSGVGLANHSMLVYGHRKDGVTFVRYQWHLSKVDANYDRPVNHSANMKVIWALGPIKPPDSISPYYLPQNHGPENYGHLVLNVSEHVNDCTGPLDAEDKEDQDIIIADANVPLVVTSAPAMHYPNPPNPDKVLYINKKEAPVLRVERGVPVKFSIQAGHDVALYITSDPLGGNATTRNLTETIYAGGPDAHGVQASPTELIWAPDRNTPDHIYYHSLYDQKMGWRVEVVDGGLSDMYNNSVNLDDQQVTFFWTLSKHSISIAARGEKKSGYIAVGFGSGMVNSFVYVGWMDDTGIGHVNSYWIDGKDASSIHRTRENLTHVRCKTENGIITWEFTRPLDPSCKREKRVECKNIIDPTTPLKVVWAVGAKWSSDRLTNRNMHSSTSNRPIRVHLMRGSAEAEQDLLPVLAVHGFMMFVAWGILFPGGILATRYLKHLKGDGWFRIHVYLQYSGLIIVLLALLFAVAELRGFYVRSTHVKFGLASIFFACIQPVNAFVRPQKPANGEQAPFKRVIWEYFHAFAGRCAIVVGIAALFTGMKHLGDRYDVENVRGLNWAMAIWFLVGALIVIYLEHQERQRIKKQVSAKSNWVFGNIEEDDSVDLLSSTRTTADKESLPSGRMEVQLEPLNR, via the coding sequence ATGCTTCGCAAATCTCTCCTCCTGTTCCTCTTTCACTTGTTATCGTTGTTGTTCTCCGGGTATGCGGATCCCGCTCGCAATTGCACTCGGAACAGCCCTGTTGTTGGTTCGGAGTCTGTATTCGAAATGGTCCAACATCAGGTCCGAGGATCTCTCAAAATCACAGACGATTGCTCCTTTAGGGTTTCCCAATTTGATATGCTTCCCGGTTCCGACGTCCACTGGTGGGGTGCGCAGGGTCCTGGTTTCGATAATCTCACCAAAGGATTCATTGTTTCCGAGGCTGGATTGAGCGGAACCTACAAGAATTCATCTTTCAATGTGTCTTTGATGAGCAATGTTACGTGGGGCATGATCAATGTCCTCGCCATCTGGGATCGCGCCAATGCCTCCGATTTCGGCCACGTCGTGCTTCGCAAGGAGGCCCCGGCGAAGCCACCTCCGACGGTGTTCGACAATTGCAAGGTTTTGTCAAAGAAGTTCAGGTTGAGGTGGAGTTTGAATGTGTCTGAGGATTCCCTTGAGATTGGATTGGAGGCTGCGATTGGGATCACCGATTTCATGGCTTTTGGTTGGGCTGACCCCAGCGCAGAAGATTCTGATCTCATGATTGGTGGTGACATTGCTGTTGCAGGGTTTAAGGAAGATGGTTTACCCTTTGTGGATGATTTTTTCATTACAAAGTATAGTGAGTGTGTGAAAAATGGTGATGGTGTTGTTCAAGGGGTTTGTCCTGATTCAGCTTATGAAGGGCCTAGTGGGGTGGGTTTAGCAAACCAttcaatgttggtttatgggcATAGGAAGGATGGGGTGACCTTTGTTAGATACCAATGGCATTTGTCTAAGGTTGATGCAAATTATGATCGCCCCGTGAATCATTCTGCAAATATGAAGGTTATTTGGGCATTGGGGCCTATTAAGCCTCCTGATTCTATTAGTCCTTACTATCTTCCTCAGAATCACGGACCTGAGAATTATGGTCATTTGGTTTTGAATGTCTCGGAGCATGTGAATGACTGTACGGGTCCCTTGGATGCTGAAGACAAAGAAGATCAAGATATCATCATTGCAGATGCAAATGTTCCACTGGTGGTGACTTCTGCTCCAGCAATGCATTATCCCAATCCTCCAAATCCTGACAAGGTTCTTTACATCAACAAAAAGGAAGCTCCTGTCTTGAGAGTGGAAAGAGGTGTGCCAGTCAAGTTTTCCATCCAAGCTGGGCATGATGTTGCACTTTATATTACTTCGGATCCGCTTGGTGGAAATGCAACAACTAGGAATCTGACTGAAACTATTTATGCTGGTGGTCCAGATGCCCATGGAGTTCAAGCCAGTCCTACAGAATTAATTTGGGCTCCTGACAGGAACACTCCTGATCACATTTACTATCATTCGTTGTACGACCAGAAAATGGGTTGGAGGGTTGAGGTGGTGGATGGCGGTCTATCTGACATGTACAATAACAGTGTCAATTTGGATGATCAACAGGTTACCTTCTTTTGGACATTGTCAAAGCATTCCATATCTATTGCTGCAAGGGGAGAGAAAAAAAGTGGTTATATTGCTGTAGGATTTGGTAGTGGAATGGTGAACAGCTTTGTGTATGTGGGTTGGATGGATGATACTGGTATTGGACATGTAAACAGTTATTGGATTGATGGAAAGGATGCTTCAAGCATACATCGAACACGGGAGAATTTGACGCACGTGAGGTGTAAAACAGAAAATGGAATCATTACTTGGGAGTTTACACGTCCCTTGGACCCATCTTGTAAGCGGGAAAAGAGGGtagaatgtaaaaatattattgatccCACAACTCCACTTAAAGTTGTTTGGGCAGTGGGTGCTAAATGGTCCAGTGACCGTCTTACTAATAGGAATATGCATTCTAGTACAAGTAATAGGCCTATCCGTGTACACCTGATGCGTGGGTCAGCTGAAGCAGAACAGGATTTGCTTCCTGTTTTGGCTGTGCATGGATTTATGATGTTTGTTGCATGGGGTATCCTGTTTCCCGGAGGGATATTGGCCACCAGATACTTAAAACATCTTAAGGGTGACGGATGGTTCCGGATTCATGTTTACTTGCAATACTCAGGATTAATAATTGTTTTGCTTGCCCTTCTTTTTGCCGTTGCTGAGCTTAGGGGTTTTTATGTCCGCTCAACACATGTTAAATTTGGATTAGCTAGTATATTTTTTGCCTGTATACAGCCAGTAAATGCTTTCGTTAGGCCTCAAAAGCCAGCAAATGGGGAGCAAGCACCCTTCAAGAGGGTTATTTGGGAATATTTCCACGCATTTGCTGGTAGATGTGCCATTGTTGTTGGCATCGCGGCACTTTTTACTGGGATGAAGCATCTGGGAGACAGATATGATGTGGAAAATGTCCGTGGACTCAATTGGGCTATGGCAATTTGGTTCTTAGTGGGTGCTttgattgttatttatttagaaCACCAGGAAAGGCAGCGCATAAAGAAGCAGGTATCTGCAAAAAGCAATTGGGTGTTTGGTAATATTGAGGAAGATGATTCAGTTGATCTCTTGAGCTCAACTAGAACAACTGCAGATAAAGAGTCACTACCTTCTGGGAGAATGGAAGTTCAGTTAGAACCTTTGAACAGATAA
- the LOC114179674 gene encoding uncharacterized protein LOC114179674, with protein sequence MATLSLTLLNCASTVENPHTTFSSSFTTLSRRSGYSTCSFAKKSLRKSIRDELEASGDILDDKFVQNDNLDTSLNPAAKNSNPFPSRSAVLQACIITSGLIAALGLVIRQLSHVASVEGLPVLDCSTEVSFGFELWHLELITGLVVLISSCRYLLLKTWPNFAESSEAANKQVLSSLQPLDYIVVAFLPGISEELLFRGAILPLLGTNWNSIGIAALIFGVLHLGNGRKYSFAIWATFVGLAYGYATILSSSVAVPMASHAVNNLIGGILWRYTSNTPNQKLNE encoded by the exons ATGGCTACGCTTTCGCTCACTCTTCTTAACTGTGCGAGCACCGTCGAGAATCCCCACACCACATTTTCTTCATCGTTCACCACTCTCTCTCGCA GGAGTGGATATAGCACATGCTCTTTTGCCAAGAAATCATTGAGGAAATCCATAAGAGATGAACTAGAGGCATCCGGAGATATCTTAGATgataaatttgttcaaaatgaCAACTTGGACACTTCTCTCAATCCAGCTGCCAAGAATTCTAACCCTTTTCCTTCAAGGAGTGCCGTGCTTCAAGCTTGCATAATAACTTCTGGTCTTATAGCTGCTTTGGGATTAGTGATTCGGCAG CTGTCTCATGTCGCATCTGTGGAAGGATTGCCAGTCTTGGACTGCTCTACAGAAGTATCAT TTGGTTTTGAATTGTGGCACCTTGAGTTGATTACAGGACTTGTAGTGTTAATATCATCATGTCGCTATTTACTATTGAAGACATGGCCAAATTTTGCAGAATCTAGCGAAGCAGCGAATAAACAG GTCCTTAGCTCACTTCAGCCTTTGGATTATATTGTCGTTGCATTCTTGCCTGGTATTAGTGAG GAACTCCTTTTCCGAGGAGCAATTCTTCCACTTTTGGGAACGAACTGGAATAGTATTGGGATTGCTGCATTGATCTTTGGTGTTTTGCACCTGGGCAATGGTCGAAAGTATTCCTTTGCCATCTG GGCAACTTTTGTTGGTCTTGCATATGGATATGCTACAATTTTATCTTCTAGTGTGGCGGTTCCCATGGCTTCTCATGCAGTGAACAATCTGATTGGAGGGATTTTATGGCGGTACACGTCAAATACACCAAACCAGAAACTGAATGAATGA
- the LOC114179675 gene encoding protein NOI4-like, with protein MLHLPACFSNHSNSSQFLPCLSLFFSFSSSCCLFLFPRNWVTTVRTKASILMASYEQEGRPLPKFGEWDVNDPASAEGFTVIFNKARDDKKTGAGSVRVQSQRRNNSRKDEDKTAKAQKKWFCFKP; from the exons ATGCTGCACCTACCTGCCTGTTTTTCAAACCATTCTAATTCTTCCCAATTTCTTCCCtgtctctctctttttttttctttttcttcttcttgttgtCTGTTCCTTTTCCCCAGAAATTGGGTGACCACCGTACGTACCAAAGCTTCAATCTTGATGGCTTCG TATGAACAAGAAGGAAGGCCACTACCCAAGTTCGGGGAATGGGATGTTAATGATCCTGCCTCAGCTGAAGGATTCACTGTTATATTCAACAAGGCCAGAGATGATAAAAAAACTGGAGCAGGGTCCGTACGTGTTCAATCCCAGCGAAGAAATAATTCGCGCAAGGATGAGGATAAAACCGCCAAG GCTCAGAAGAAGTGGTTTTGCTTTAAACCCTAA
- the LOC114179196 gene encoding very-long-chain 3-oxoacyl-CoA reductase-like protein At1g24470 has protein sequence MVIAAAAACNRVDKCVLIISGLGFIVTLHLLLSLSAWIFRTFFRSEKNLIRTYGSWALVTGATDGIGKAFACQLAQRGLNLILVSRTSQKLEAVAREIQAKSPTARVKVVAMDFACGDLSEGLRRVEEASEGLDVGVLVNNVGVTYPNAMFFDEVEESVWRKIVRVNVEGTTKVTKCVLRGMLERRKGAIVNIGSGAAVVLPSHPLFTVYAATKAYVDQFSRSLYVEYGQYGIHVQCQVPLYVATKMVSRVACIERDSLFIPTAEAYARAAIGEIGYKPKCIPYWAHSVQGFFAHFIPHPLLDAWRFSVGIRRRNNQKTVTSDVKSTFSGHVKAIK, from the exons ATGGTTatagcagcagcagcagcatgTAACAGAGTTGATAAGTGTGTCCTCATAATCTCAGGCCTCGGTTTCATCGTCACGCTCCACCTCCTTCTCTCCCTCTCCGCATGGATCTTCCGAACCTTCTTCCGATCCGAGAAGAACCTAATCCGAACCTACGGTTCCTGGGCTCTGGTCACCGGAGCCACCGACGGCATCGGAAAGGCCTTCGCCTGCCAGCTGGCACAGCGAGGGCTCAACCTCATCCTCGTCAGCAGAACCTCGCAGAAGCTGGAAGCTGTTGCGCGTGAAATCCAGGCGAAGAGTCCGACCGCGCGCGTGAAGGTGGTGGCGATGGACTTCGCGTGCGGGGATCTGTCGGAGGGGCTGCGGCGCGTGGAGGAAGCGAGTGAGGGGTTGGATGTTGGCGTGTTGGTGAACAACGTGGGAGTGACGTATCCGAACGCGATGTTTTTCGACGAAGTGGAGGAGAGCGTGTGGAGGAAGATTGTTAGAGTGAACGTTGAAGGAACAACGAAAGTAACGAAATGTGTTCTGCGTGGGATGTTGGAAAGAAGAAAGGGAGCGATCGTTAACATCGGTTCCGGCGCTGCAGTGGTCCTTCCTTCTCATCCTCTCTTCACGGTCTATGCTGCCACCAAGGC TTACGTGGACCAATTTTCGAGATCTCTATACGTGGAGTATGGACAATATGGGATACATGTGCAATGTCAG GTACCACTGTACGTGGCAACGAAGATGGTATCAAGGGTGGCTTGTATTGAGAGAGATTCACTGTTCATACCAACGGCTGAGGCTTATGCAAGAGCTGCAATCGGTGAAATTGGGTATAAACCAAAGTGTATACCTTATTGGGCTCACTCGGTTCAGGGCTTCTTCGCACACTTCATCCCTCATCCTCTGCTTGATGCTTGGCGATTCTCCGTCGGTATTCGCCGCCGGAATAACCAAAAAACTGTCACGTCGGATGTTAAATCTACTTTCTCCGGCCACGTGaaggctataaaataa
- the LOC114178572 gene encoding uncharacterized protein LOC114178572 produces MAPPRIAPTPPPQGDGQDLARAIEAMAAALTQQSNAMMQQHEAAMQRQEASLEQQNFMMQQMEAARQAAEDAQRQHVDAFRQLGENAAGAQILAFTVYMLTGEAEHWWASMKLVMEEKHEDITWEAFKRRFLSEYFPDIVRYAKEVEFLQLTQGNKSVAEYAERFKHLGRFYTMPLDEEWRCRKFENGLRGDIRLMIAPLSIKDFAALVEKARVIERMKVEVEAQQQPQQRVSGPSGSRPRVEEKRKPYARPHPQPQGSRGFSSPPSRIQCYHCGGPHGKNFCPQLSGFRRCNHCGREGHFGRDCPTLRRTVARPSPHTPSQSSGQTQQRGGGSRPQATGRVFAMTGSEAAGSGNLVIGCCVISGKSCCVLFDSGATHSFVSESCVRELSLPVCELQFDLVVSTPASGLVRTSSVCARCPVEVEGRVYKVNLICLPLQGLDVILGMDWLSANRVLIDCREKKLLFSNSEEPELLSFYGVMKEIQSGAQCYMVFARIEVEKEERITAIPVVRDFEDVFPKEVPGLPPRREVEFSIDLVPGAGPVSIAPYRMAPAELVELKKQIEELLEKRFIRPSASPWGAPVLLVKKKDDDLMDQLHGASVFSKIDLRSGYHQILVKAEDVEKTAFRSRYGHYEYVVMPFGVTNAPALFMDYMNRIFRPLLDKFVVVFIDDILIYSRTHEEHAEHLRIVLGILREKQLFAKLSKCDFWMREVQFLGHVISAQGIAVDPAKVEAVIQWECPKSVTEIRSFVGLAGYYRRFIEGFSKIVAPLTQLTRKDQPFAWTDRCEESFRELKQRLTSAPVLVIPDDGESVLVGPELLQQTTKKVQLVRDRLQASQSRQKAYADRRRRPLEFEAGEHVFLRVTRTTGVGRAIRSRKLSPKFLGPYQILRRIGPVAYEVALPPQLANLHPVFHVSQLRKYVFDPSHVLEAEEVEVRENLQVVVQPVAIEDRQVKERKGRATSLVKVIWDRRTGDCTWELEEDMRSSYPHLFWQPSPLNFSKKSRSSTRAKSVSPQSESNRFLVSTDRNSSSFVVLFNALSLS; encoded by the exons ATGGCACCCCCGCGTATCGCTCCTACTCCACCCCCTCAGGGCGACGGACAAGATCTGGCCAGGGCGATCGAGGCCATGGCTGCGGCTTTGACTCAGCAAAGCAATGCCATGATGCAACAGCATGAGGCGGCGATGCAGCGCCAGGAAGCCTCTCTCGAGCAGCAGAACTtcatgatgcagcagatggaagctGCTAGGCAGGCTGCAGAGGATGCTCAGAGGCAGCACGTGGATGCTTTCCGTCAGTTAGGGGAGAATGCTGCTGGTGCTCAGAT ACTGGCTTTCACTGTTTACATGCTCACTGGAGAGGCTGAGCATTGGTGGGCTAGCATGAAGCTGGTGATGGAAGAGAAGCATGAGGATATCACATGGGAAGCCTTCAAGAGGAGGTTTCTTTCAGAGTACTTCCCTGATATCGTGAGGTACGCTAAGGAGGTTGAGTTCCTCCAGCTGACGCAGGGGAACAAGTCAGTAGCTGAGTACGCCGAGAGGTTCAAGCATCTGGGGCGTTTTTACACCATGccgctcgatgaggagtggcgttgcaggaagtttgagaatggtctcAGAGGAGATATCCGCCTGATGATAGCTCCACTGTCCATTAAGGACTTTGCGGCCTTGGTGGAAAAGGCCAGGGTCATTGAGCGAATGAAGGTAGAGGTGGAAGCTCAGCAACAGCCACAGCAGAGAGTcagtggaccatctgggtccaggccgAGGGTTGAAGAGAAGAGGAAGCCTTATGCTAGGCCTCATCCACAGCCACAGGGGTCTAGAGGCTTTTCTTCCCCGCCCAGCAGGATTCAGTGCTATCATTGCGGAGGGCCGCATGGGAAGAATTTCTGCCCGCAGCTATCAGGTTTCCGCAGGTGCAACCATTGTGGCAGAGAGGGCCACTTTGGTAGGGATTGCCCCACTCTGAGGAGGACAGTTGCACGACCTTCACCACACACTCCGAGTCAGAGTTCAGGCCAGACTCAGCAGAGAGGAGGAGGCAGCAGGCCTCAGGCTACAGGCAGGGTCTTTGCGATGACCGGGTCAGAGGcagcaggttcaggtaaccttgttattGGTTGTTGTGTAATATCTGGCAAGTCTTGTTGTGTGCTTTTTGATTCCGgggcgacacactcttttgtgtcagagTCTTGTGTGCGGGAGTTGAGTCTGCCGGTGTGTGAGCTACAGTTTGATCTCGTGGTATCTACTCCGGCATCTGGGTTGGTTAGGACTTCTTCGGTGTGTGCTAGATGTCCAGTTGAGGTAGAGGGACGCGTATACAAAGTCAACCTCATATGTCTCCCTCTGCAAGGACTAgatgtgatcttgggaatggattggctctctgccaaccGTGTTCTCATAGACTGTCGAGAGAAGAAGCTGTTGTTCTCCAACTCAGAGGAGCCCGAGTTGTTGTCTTTCTATGGGGTAATGAAGGAAATTCAGAGCGGCGCGCAGTGTTATATGGTCTTTGCCAGGATAGAAGTCGAGAAGGAGGAGAGGATCACCGCGATACCAGTGGTCAGGGACTTTGAGGATGTGTTCCCCAAAGAGGTACCGGGTTTGCCCCCAAGAAGAGAAGTGGAGTTCTccatagacttggtaccaggagCCGGACCTGTATCGATAGCTCCTTACCGCATGGCCCCAGCAGAGTTAGTAGAGTTAAAGAAGCAGATAGAGGAATTGCTTGAGAAACGGTTTATACGGCCGAGTGCTTCGCCGTGGGGAGCGCCTGTTTTGCttgtgaagaagaaggacg atgatttgatggacCAGCTACATGGGGCGTCggtgttctccaagattgatctccggtcaggttatcatcagattttggtgAAGGCAGAAGATGTTGAGAAGACTGCTTTCAGATCCAGATATGGGCACTATGAGTATGTTGTCATGCCATTCGGTGTGACTAATGCTCCAGCTttgttcatggattacatgaaccgGATCTTCCGTCCGcttttagataagtttgtcgtggtcttcatagacgacattctcaTCTACTCCAGGACGCATGAGGAACATGCCGAGCATCTGAGGATAGTGCTTGGTATCTTGCGGGAGAAACAACTGTTTGCCAAGTTGTCTAAGTGCGACTTCTGGATGAGAGAGGTGCAGTTTTTGGGGCACGTGATATCAGCTCAGGGTATAGCTGTGGATCCAGCTAAGGTAGAGGCCGTGATACAGTGGGAGTGTCCCAAATCAGTGACTGAGATTCGGAGCTTCGTGGGTTTGGCTGGCTACTACAGGAGATTTATagaggggttctccaagatagtaGCACCCTTGACACAGTTAACCCGAAAGGATCAACCGTTTGCATGGACTGATAGATGTGAAGAGAGCTTCAGGGAGCTTAAGCAGAGGCTGACGAGTGCTCCAGTGTTGGTAATCCCAGAT GACGGTGAGTCAGTTttggttggaccagagttgttgCAACAAACCACAAAGAAGGTGCAGTTGGTGAGAGACAGGTTGCAAGcatctcagagtaggcagaaggcatATGCAGACCGAAGAAGGAGACCcttagagtttgaggctggggagcacgtgttcttgagggtgacccgaaccactggtgtggggagGGCTATCCGCTCAAGGAAGTTGTCACCTAAGTTCTTGGGTCCGTatcagatcttgaggaggataGGGCCCGTGGCTTATGAGGTTGCATTGCCACCCCAGTTGGCTAATCTACACCCAGTCTTTCATGTTTCACAGCTACGGAAGTACGTGTTTGACCCATCACATGTGTTAGAGGCGGAGGAGGTGGAAGTCAGGGAGAATCTCCAGGTAGTGGTACAGCCTGTGGCTATAGAGGATCGCCAAGTTAAGGAGCGCAAAGGAAGAGCCACTAGTCTCGTGAAGGTCATCTGGGACCGGAGGACAGGTGACTGTACTTGGGAGCTTGAGGAGGACATGAGGAGTTCATACCCACATCTGTTCTG GCAGCCTTCCCCTCTCAACTTCTCTAAGAAAAGCAGGAGCTCTACTAGGGCAAAGTCTGTTTCCCCTCAAAGTGAATCGAACCGCTTCCTTGTAAGTACAGATCGAAACTCAAGCTCTTTCGTTGTCCTTTTTAATGCACTAAGTTTGTCTTAA